The DNA window CGGCGGTTCTTGAACCAGACCTGAGGAGGAGAGGGACTCAGACAGCTCAGGGCCCATGGGCCCACACCCAAAGAACTTCGGAAGGCTGGTAGGTGAGCGGGGGTGGTGGGCTTCACCACAGAGGTGTAGGTGAATGGACCTGCGTCACTTCCTcatccacacacagaaaaggacCTAGACTCCCCACACGGAGATTTCCTAGTCTCCTCCGTCTTGGCCCACTAGCAaccaggatctctctctctgtctccatgttTTCATAGTCCCATGTAATCTAGGCTGGCTTCTGAGTCGCTATCTGTCAAGGAAGACTTTgatgaattcatgatcctcctgtctccacctccccgaGTGTTAGAATTACAGGACGTGTGCCACCGTGCTTGGTCTAGTTTTGCACATTTCTTAACTTGCCTACATCTGGGACATGAATGAAAGCATCTTTCATCAGCAGGGGAAAGGGGAAGACAGACGAAGTCAGAGAACACGACTCTTAACCCCTTCCAGTTCCGGCGACACTCAAAGAACCTGCTGGGGAACTGGTCCTGCGCCCCCATCCCACTGATCCTGGGGGGTTTCCCTCCAGCGTGGAGGCTATGAGGTGAGGCACCCTCTGGAAAGGCCGTCTTGGAAAGAGAGGAGTGACGCGGGAGTGCCCTCCGGGCTGCAGGGCGGACACCCACCTCCACGCGCTCCTCTCGCAGGCGGATGCGGACAGCCAAGCGCTCCCGCGTGCCCACGTCGGGATACTGGTTCTGCACGAAGAGGGCCTCGAGCGCCTGCAGCTGCTCCTCGCTGAAGATGGTGCGGTGGCGCCGCGTGCGCCGCTGCGGGCCCGGGCCGCTCGGCGGTTCAGCGCCGGCGAGCCTGCGCTCGGCGCCGCCGTCAGGGACGAGGGCGCGGCCGGTGCCAGCCTCAGCGGCCACGCTAGCCGCACGCctgcggggcggggcggggtgagGGTTAGGGTGGGAGCCGAGCTCGCCCCGCCGCCGGCCGCCCTGCGAGATCCCGGGGCCCGCCTCGCCCCGCCGCGCGCACTCACCGGGTCCGACGCCGGCTCGGGGCTCCGCGGGGGTGCCGCTCGCgggccgcagcagcagcagcaggcgcaGGGCGCGGCGGCGGCAGGCGCCTCGGGCTCGTCGGGCTCAGCGGGGTTCCGGCCACCGACGGGCTGCGGCGGCCGCGCCGCGGGCCGGCGGTCAGGCAGGCTGGAGAGGATGTGCTCGATGGAGAACGGGCAGGGTCGTCCGGGGTCCCTGCGGCTCGCCGCGCTGCCTGCAGTCGCCATGCCCGCGGGTCGCCGGCGCGAGCGGCCCGAATATATACGTCGGGGGGTGGGAGGTGCGGTAATCCCCGGGCCGGGCGCCGCTTTCGCGCGCGTGCTAATCCCGTCGCTGGTCCTCAGAGAGCTAATCCCCGGCCACCGAGGACGGAGAGCCACTGTCTGGGTGCAGGGAGCCGCGCTGTCAGGAGGGAGCTCGGTGCTCGGCCACGTCCGGAGCTGGAGGGAAAGGACGTGGTCAGGAGCCCACACTATCTCCTATGGCGCAGTCGCCTGCTGGCACAGATGCCAGGATCCTGGAGACCTCTGAGCCCAGAGTCCCTGCCACCGCTCTGCCCTGGCTTTCCTTGTTCTGTCGCCACCCATGAAAGTGAAGCAGATTCCCGGAGTCCCAATTTCGTCCTCCCCTGCTTTGAATGAGCCCCGCACCCTTGGCAACCAGGTGATCCCATTTCGCAGCACTTGCTCACTTTGGAGCCCAGTCTGAATCTCCAGGGTGGGAAGttgaggctggcctccaactcagagatttcATCCGCTTTCTTGTCTCGCGAATGCTGGGAGAGCCACCAGTTCAGGGTCCAGAAGGTTTTTCTAACCCCGTCTAAGGCCGGTCCTCTTTGTCACCTCCGGCCTTAAAAGACCCATGTCCTTGTCCGACTCCCTCAAACATCAGTGTCTCCCTCACACCACAGTGCCTAAGAGCGGTCTCACATGCTCCTCCGCCACTCCTCGCCCGCTGTTCTGCTCTGCCTACAATACAACCCTGTCCACCATTCTTCCCACCAGAGACCAGCACTTGGACTAACTTAGGCCATCGTCAATTGCGAAGCTTTGGACCTCCAGCCCTTTGCTCGGGCACTTTGCTTTTTGATCTTTGAAAATACGTCGTGTGTCTCACAGGACAGAGCAGCAGCCCACCTCACCGCTCCTAAGCTCTCCTGGCGGTTGTGACGTCCCAAGGGCTCCTTCTCTTGGGTTGTCCGGTGTCATGGTCCTATCAGCTGTCAAGAGTCGGCCTCCAGGGGCAAATGTTGAGAACGGTGAGGCAGTCTGTAATCGCAGGATCTCAGGGCCCCCtggggctgaggcaagaggattgctgggAGAGGAAGCCAGTCAGGTGAGATCTGTCTTAAACCAACCAAAGTCAAAGTCAAAGTCAAGGCCGGGTATGATTCCGggctttgagaggcagaggcagtaagactctgttaaaaaaaaaaaaaaaaaaaaaaaaaaaaaggatgtgctCAGGGTTTAAGCAATTAGTAGGTGTGGGGTGTCCAGAACTGCACTGGACGCAGGGCTGAGGACCCACGGACATTAGCCGCCATTGCAGGCAACAAATCCACTCCCCCTTCTTCCATCTTACCAAGCCCTTCTTTAGTTCCTCTGCTGACTGCTCTGGTCCGGTTAGGATGCTATGGACTTAAAGTGGTGACCTTGCTGGCTCATCCCTGTCGCAAGAGTCTCAGAGTGTGTTCATCTGAGAGGCTCAGGGATAGCATCACCAGCTCTGTGCGTGAAGTTTCAGCCTGCCTCGTGGTTACAGAATGGCTGCCACAGCCCCAGACCTCCCATGACCCTTTGGATGTAGAAACCTGGTCTAGCAGACTTTCATGTAGAACGATATAGAACACCTGTGTCTACGCCCACTCCAGTGCTCAGGGGCACGATGTGGCCAACTTCTCCCACCGAGATTGGAGTTCTGCTGAGAATGGGACCACAAGGCCAGGGCACAAAGGCCTCTGTGATGTCTGGTGTACCTTCCTCCTTCACTGCCCGTGGCCTTGCCTGCTTCCTCTTGTGTGTCTCTTCATGTAGGAAGATGGCATGTTGCTCTTCAGAGGCTGTGTCCTTGGGGACTTCTTCCTCAACGCTGCCACTCAGGAGCACTGTGAGTGTCGGGGGCCAGGCCTTGTGCAGGTAGCCGTCATTTGGCTCTGTGGCTCATCTGTGTCTTCTGAACTTGCTTGGAGCTGATTGGGGCCATGCCACTTTCGTTGTGTTAGAGTGTCATGTGACTCTTCCTGAGATAAAGCGAATACATGGCCACCCACCCCAAGCAGAGAGCCAGTGACAGCCAGCGTGAGAATCCTGCTGACGTCTACTTGCAGAGGTtgctcacagaaacagaaatgactcagacagtTGCATCACTGAGGTTTGAATGAGGTGGGCTCCACAGGCTCGGACGTtcgaacacttggtccccagttggccgtgctgtttgggaggtttaggaggcttgggagaggaagtgtgtcactgggggtgggctttggggtttaaaagccttgctggagagatggctcagcagttgaaagcactggctgctcttccagaggtcctgagttcagttcccagcacctacatgtcggctaattgtctgtaactccagtttcctgCGATCAGTCATCTTCATggcaatgcacataagataaatgaaggggaaaaaagccagGCTGTTCTCAGTTTACTTTCCGCTTCATGCTTGTGGTttgaaatgtgagctctcagcttgctgctccagccatgatgccctcctctgccaagcttccccactgtgatgggGACGAACTCTTAGCCCTCTAGAAATGTAAGCACACAAAAcccttcttctataagttgctctggtcatgatgttttatcttaGTGATGGACAAGTTGACTAATGCAAAGGCCAAAAGTCCTCTCCTGCGTGGGTGATGGCTCTTCAGAGCTGCTCCCGTGGGTGATGGCTCTTCAGAGCTGCTCCGCGTGGGTGATGGCTCTTCAGAGCTGCTCCCGCGTGGGTGATGGCTCTTCAGAGCTGCTCCCGCGTGGGTGATGGCTCTTCAGAGCTGCTCCCGCGTGGGTGATGGCTCTTCAGAGCTGCTCCCGCGTGGTGATGGCTCTTCAGAGCTGCTCCCGCGTGGGTGATGGCTCTTCAGAGCTGCTTCCCGCGTGGGTGATGGCTCTTCAGAGCTTGCTCCCGCGTGGGTGATGGCTCTTCAGAGCTGCTCCCGCGTGGGTGATGGCTCTTCAGAGCTGCTCCCGCGTGGGTGATGGCTCTTCAGAGCTGCTCCCGCGTGGGTGATGGCTCTTCAGAGCTGCTCCCGCGTGGGTGATGGCTCTTCAGAGCTGCTCCCGCGGTGGGTGTGGCTCTTAGGCTGCCCCGTGGTGAGGCTCCAGAGCTGCTCCCGCGTGGGTGATGGCTCTTCAGAGCTGCTCCCGCGGTGGGTGATGGCTCTTCAGAGCTGCTCCCGCGTGGGTGATGGCTCTTCAGAGCTGCTCCCGCGTGGGTGATGGCTCTTCAGAGCTGCTTCCCGTGTGGGTGATGGCTCTTCAGAGCTGCTCCTGCGTGGGTGATGGCTCTTCAGAGCTGCTCCTGCGTGGGTGATGGCTCTTCAGAGCTGCAGGCAGCTGATCTTGCCTAACTTAGCTCCTACTTCTGTCACCATGGGTAGGGAGAGGCCTTGAGCATCTggttagtttcagggacttcctgagactctTGAGTTGTTTCCTTCCTGAGTCTTAACAAGCTTCCCTTTAGAATTTCCTCCTTTAGAACTTCCTGGGTCCCGACAAGACTTTGGAAGAAACTGCTgtacaacaagaagaaaaaagaaaaaaaaatgaaaataccttttttccttttggtttgttgagacagggtttctttgtataacagccctagctgttctggaactcactctgtagatcaggctggcctcaaactcacagagatctgtctgcctctgcctcccaagtgctgggatttaggtgtgcaccaccactatcgagctacaaaaatatattaaaatttgaataaacctaatttattttgtctttgtttggttATGTTGCTGGTGCCATATCTAAGAAGCATTGTCAAATTCAAGACTTAGTACTAGGAGCTGGGATGTGGTTCATATGGGAGAGTACTTGTTTGGCACAACACACACCCTGATTCTGTCCACAGCACTGAGATGGGGAGGCTAGTGTACCTTATAGTTTTATAAGCTTTATGTGTTTTAGCTCTGATATTGATCCATTTAAGTTAAATTTTGTATATGATATAAAATAGGATTCATACCACCCCCATCTCTGggtgtgggtgctgtggatagaACCCATGGCCTTGACCATGCTAGGTAAGGGCTCTACACTGAACTCCAATCCAGGATTcaactctttttcttctgtgtggggACATAATTTGTATTTtggactttttgttgttattttgaggctAGGGACTCATGTACCCAAGCCTGGCCTCAAGTTCACTGGgaatggtcttgaactcttaaCCTTCCTGCCCATCTCTGGAGCACTGGGGTTACATATGTGTGCCCCACATCTCACCCTGGCACCATATGTTGGCAAGATTATTCATTCCCTATTaagttttgtgtttctgtgaaaaACCAATCAATCACAAATGTGAAGATTTAT is part of the Peromyscus leucopus breed LL Stock unplaced genomic scaffold, UCI_PerLeu_2.1 scaffold_886, whole genome shotgun sequence genome and encodes:
- the LOC114680986 gene encoding LOW QUALITY PROTEIN: homeobox protein goosecoid-2-like (The sequence of the model RefSeq protein was modified relative to this genomic sequence to represent the inferred CDS: inserted 1 base in 1 codon): MATAGSAASRRDPGRPCPFSIEHILSSLPDRRPAARPPQPVGGRNPAEPDEPEAPAAAAPCACCCCCGPRAAPPRSPEPASDPVSVRLAWPLRLAPAAPSSLTAAPSAGSPALNXPSGPGPQRRTRRHRTIFSEEQLQALEALFVQNQYPDVGTRERLAVRIRLREERVEVWFKNRRAKWRHQKRASSARLLPGTKKPPKDSC